Genomic DNA from Paracoccus aminophilus JCM 7686:
GCCGGACGGCTTTCGGCGATGATCTGCGGCAGATCCTCATGCAGCCGCAAAAGACCCTGCGGCTCCCAGCCAAGTGCATGCAGCCGGTCGCAGTGGGCGATGCGAAGCGGCGTCGGATCGGCGCGCATCGGCGGGCGGGCCGGGCTGCCGGTCAGCGCCGCAACGCCCGCCAGCAAATCGTGATGATCGAGCACAAGATCGCTGACGTTATAGCTGCCGCCCATCGCGGGATCGCCCAAGACCAGCAGCGCCGCTTCCGCCAGATCCGCGCCATGCACCTCGGTCGCGACGCGCGATGGGGTGGGGCGCAGGTTCAGGAAATCTCCGATCAGCCCGGCCCATTTCTGCGGCTGGCCGGGGCCGAAAACCCCGGTCGGGCGCAGCGAAGCGGTGCGGAAATCAGGGCGCGCCATCGCGGCCAAAGCGGCCTCGGCGCGGGATTTGACCTCGCCGTAAAGGCTGGTCGGGTGCGGGGCCAGATCATCGGGCAGGGGGCTGCCCTCGGGGTGGCCGTCATGGACCGCGCGGGTCGAGAGGAACAGCACCCGCGCAAGCCCGGCCTCGCGCGCGGCCTCGAAGAGCGTGATCGAGCCGTCGAGATTGGCGCGGAGGAAAGCGCTCGGATCATCGCCCTCGCCGCCGCGATAACGCCCGGGCTCGTGCTGGAACGCGGCATGGATCAGCGCATCATGGCCGCGCAGATCGGGCCTGTCGCCCAAATGCCAATCGGGACGGGCCAGCGCCGTGACCTGATGGCCCGCCGCTTCCGCAGCCTTGACGATCCAACGCCCGACGAGCCCGCTCGCCCCTGTGATCACAATCTTCATGCGGCGCTTTTACGCCAATCCCGGAGGCGGCGGAAGATCGGCGAGATCCGGCACCGGCCCGTCGCTGGCGTGCGCGGCCCACAGGTCGATCAGCACGCGCAGCTGATCGGCTTTCGCATGGTCCTGCCACGGCTTTTCATATTGGAAATGCAGCACGCGGATGTCGGTCCATTTCCACAGGCTCGGCAGGTTCAGCCAGACATATTGCAGCATATTGTCGAAAACCGGCAGGCCGTGCCAATTCGGGAAATAGCTCTCGAGAAAGCTCTGATCCGTGCGGCGCCAGAACTGCCCCGGCTGATCCAGCCGCGTCAGCATCGCCTGAAACGTCGCATCCGAGGGGCGCGCGGTGAAGACGCCCGAATTCAGCCGGTGGAAATCGGCAAGGCTCTCATAGACATTCGGCGCGGCGGAAAACTCGGGGTAGTCGAAAAGCCGGTCGATGTTTTGCAAGACCAGCGCATCGGCGTCGATGAAAACCACCCGCGCATAATCAAGCTGCCACAGCCGCAGCTTGGCGAAATTGTCCAAAGGCGTGTGAAAGGGCGGTTTCTCGCCCTTGGTGAACGGGGCCGCGCCATGCAAAGCGCGCTTGGCGTGAGACTCGTTGAACTCGTCCGAGGTCGGCAGAAGTTCGACCTGCACCAGCCGCGCGCCGAGCCCCGCCAAAGCACTCTGCGCCGCCGCATCCAGATCGGTGAACATCACCACCAGATCGGCGCTGGTCCCGCTCCGCTTAAGCGAACGCAGCAGCGCCATCGCGCCAAGCGCGTAATCGGCATTGGTCGCCAAAGTGACAAAGGCGCGGTCGGACCGCGCCTTGCCGTCAAAGGAAAGCCCGCTCACGAGACCGAACGCAGCCGCTTGCCCTCGGGGTCATGGTCAACCCGTTGCGCAAGATCCTTGGTCCAGGCCGAGACCGCCGGCACGCGCGAGCGGTCGATGCGATGAGCATATTTGCGCGCGACTTCGACGACCTCGGTCAGCAACCCCTCGGCCAGCGTAATCGGCTTCAGGCCCAAAGCGAGGAACTGGTCATTCTTGACGATCAGCTCATTCTCATCGGCCTCTTTGCGCGGGTTCGGCAGATAGGCGACCTTGGCGCCGGTCTGTTTCGCTACCAGCTCGGCCAGATCGCGGATGCGGTGGGTCTCGGTCATCTGGTTGAAGATCTTGACCCGCTCGCCCGCTGCGGGCGCGTCTTTCAGCGCAAGCTCGATGCAGCGCACCGAATCCTGCACATGGATGAAGGCGCGGGTCTGGCCGCCGGTGCCGTGGACGGTCAGCGGATAGCCGATCGCCGCCTGGATCAGGAAACGGTTCAGCACGGTGCCATAATCGCCGTCATAATCGAAGCGGTTGATCAGCTGTTCATGGCGGCGGGTCTGGTCGGTATGGGTGCCCCAGACAATGCCCTGATGCAGATCGGTGATCCGCAGCCCGTCGTTCTGGGCGTAGAACTGGAACAGGATCTGATCGAGCGATTTCGTCATGTGATAGACCGAGCCCGGCCGGGTCGGATAAAGCACCTGCTGGCCCTTCTTGCCGGTCGGTGTGTCGATCTCGATGTCGAGATAACCTTCCGGGATCGGCGCGCCCACGCTGGAATAGCCATAAACGCCCATGGTCCCCAGATGGACAAGATGCGCGTCAATGCCGGTTTCCACCAAGGCGGCCAACAGGTTATGCGTCGCATTGACGTTGTTGTTGACGGTATAGACCTTGTGGCGGTCGGTTTTCATCGAATAGGGCGCGGCGCGCTGTTCGGCGAAATGCACCACCGCTTCGGGCTTGGTTTCCAAGAGCCAGCTTTTGAGCCGCTCATATTCGGTGGCAAGGTTGAGAAGATGGAAATGGATGCGCTTTCCAGTGAGCTGATGCCAGATCCGGCAGCGCTCCTGAATGGAATCCATCGGGGTCAGGGACTGCACGCCGAGCTCGGTGTCGATCCAGCGACGCGAGAGGTTGTCAACGATGTGGATCTCGTGACCAAGATCAGACAGGTGCAGCACCGTCGGCCACCCCACAAAACCGTCGCCGCCCAAAATCGCTATGCGCATTCTTGCCTCCAGATACAGCACGGTATCAATGCGATCATAATGTGACAAAAGAATATAGAAGATACGAGAGTTCCAGCCTTTGGTCGGCGTTTTCCGCCCACAGACCTGTCACTCTGGCAAAAGCACAACTATATGAGATTTTATCGACAGCCTTAGACGTGAATTCATTGCAACGCTGTGGAGCGCTGGCTAAGCATCAATCATGATCTCGCAAAAGACCAAATACGCCATCAAGGCCCTGACAGAACTGGCCGATGAAGCGGCCGCAGGCGGCCATGCCCTGACGATCGAAGAGATCGCGCAGCGCTCTGGCGCGCCCAAACGCTTCCTCGAACATATCATGCTTGAGCTGCGCAACGCCGGTTATGTCGGCTCGCGCCGTGGCCGGGCTGGCGGTTATGTGCTGATCAAAAAGCCCGAAGACATCTCGATCGGCGAGCTTTTGCGTCAGGTCGACGGGCCGATTGCGCCTTTGCCCTGCCTGTCGCGGCGGTCCTACCAGCGTTGCGAGGATTGCACTGACGAAGCCTCCTGCCGGTTGCGTAAAATGTTCGGGCAGGTTTTCTGGTCCTATCTGTTGTTGATTGAATCCCTCACTCTGGCCGATCTGGTTGCCGAGGGCGGTTTGCCCGAGGTCGCCAACGGTTGACCCGTCGCCCTCTTGGGCGGTGTCCGATTCCCTTCTGCTGAACGAATAGCTGCCCCGGCTGCCATGTCTGAGAACGAACATAACGAACCGACCAACGTGCCTCTTGCCGGCGTGATCGGCTGGCCGATTGCGCATTCGCGCTCGCCGCGCCTGCATGGGCATTGGCTGCAGCGCTATGGCCTCAAGGGCCATTACGTCCCGCTGCCGGTCCGCCCCGAGCATCTCGCCGAAGTCCTGCGCACCCTGCCGCGCGCGGGCTTTGTCGGCGTCAACGTCACCATTCCCCATAAGGAAGCCGTGCTGGCCTTGGCCGATGTGGTCACGGACCGCGCCGCGCTGATCGGGGCGGCGAATACGCTGATCTTCCGCCCGGATGGCAAGATCCACGCCGACAATACCGACGGTTACGGCTTCATCGCCAACCTGCGCCAAAGCGCGCCGGACTGGATCCCGGAATTCGGCCCCGCCGCCATTCTGGGCGCGGGCGGTGCGGCGCGCGCCGTTGTGGCCTCGCTCCTCGATGCGGGCGTGCCCGAGGTGCGGCTGGCCAATCGCACCCGTCTGCGTGCCGAACAGATCCGCAGCGAATTCGGCGCGCGCGTCGTCGTTTATGACTGGGGGCAGGCGGGCAATATGCTGGAAGGCGTCGCCACCGCGGTCAATGCGACCTCGCTTGGCATGGAGGGCGCGGGCTCGCTGCGCGTGCCGCTGGATGCGCTGCCGCCCGAGGCGCTCGCGACCGATCTGGTCTATACGCCGCTCGACACGCCCTTCCTGATCGACGCGCGCGCGCGCGGCTGCCAGACCGTCGATGGTCTGGGCATGTTGCTGCACCAAGCCGCGCCGGGCTTTGAGCGCTGGTTCGGCCGCAAACCCGAGGTCGATGACGAGCTGCGCCGGGCCGTTCTGGCATGAGTTTCCGGCTGGGGCTCACCGGGTCCATCGGCATGGGAAAATCGACGGCCTCTGGCATCTTCCGCGAGCTGGGCCATCCTGTCTGGGATGCGGATGCGGCGGTCCATCAGCTTTACGCCCCCGGCGGCGCGGCGGTTGACCCGGTGGCAAAGGCCTTTCCGACCGCCCTCGACGCGGCAGGCGGCATCGACCGCGCCGCGCTGAAGGCCGAGCTGGCGAAGGACGCAAACGCGCTCCAGCGGCTCGAGGCGATCGTGCATCCGCTGGTCTGGGCCGACCGCGCCGGTTTCATCGCGGCCCATGCCGACGCGCCGCTGGTGGTGCTGGACATCCCGCTCCTTTACGAAGGCGGGGCCGAGGCGCAGATGGACGGGGTCGCGGTCGTTTCCGCCCCGGCCGAGATCCAACGCGCCCGGGTGCTCGCCCGTCCCGGCATGACCGAGGCCCAATTTGACTTCATCCTCTCGCGCCAGATGCCCGATGCCGAAAAGCGGACGCGGGCCGATTGGATCATCCCCTCGCTGAGCCTAGAGACCGCCCGGACGGCGATCATGGACATCTGCGCCGAGATCATGGCAAAACGCTCTCATGCGTGAAATCGTTCTCGATACCGAAACCACAGGCTTCGACCCCGACACCGGCGACCGGATCGTCGAAATCGGCGCGCTCGAGCTGATGAATCTTCTGCCCACCGGGCGGACCTTTCATGTCTATATCAACCCGGAACGGTCGATGCCGAAGGAGGCCTTCGACGTCCACGGGCTGGGCGACGACTTCCTGAAGGACAAACCGAAATTCGCCGAAGTGGCGCAAGGCTTTGTCGATTTCATCGGCGAGGACGGTCAGCTGGTGATCCATAACGCCAGCTTCGACATGAAATTCCTGAACTGGGAGCTGAAAAAGGCGGGCTATCCCGGCCTGCCGAACAGCCGCGCCACCGACAGCCTTGCGATTGCGCGGCAGAAGTTTCCCGGCGCGCAATGCTCGCTGGATGCGTTGTGCCGGCGCTATCAGATCGACAACTCGAACCGGACTTTGCATGGCGCGCTGCTCGACAGCGAGCTTCTGGCCGAGGTCTATCTGGCGCTGAAAGGTGGCCGCCAGCCCGGTCTGGTGCTGGAGGACACCAGCCTGCCTTTGGCCGCGCGCGATGCTTTGGGCCAATCCGCGACGCCGCGCGCCCCGCGCCCGCGCGCGCTTGCCCCGCGCCTGACCTCTGACGAGGCCGAGGCCCATGCCGCTTTCGTGGCAAAGCTCGGCGACAAGGCGGTCTGGCTGCGCTACAGCGCCAGCGCCGAAACCAAGGGCTGACCGGATGCTCGGCCTGCGCGACCTGTGGTCCTTCATCAACGCGATTTTCGAGCGGATGGACAAGATCCACATGGGGCTGATCGCGGCGGGTGTGGCCTTCTACGCGATGTTTGCGGTCTTCCCCGGCCTGACGGCGATCTTTTCGCTCTGGGGCCTGTGGTACGACCCGCAGATGATCGAGCAATATACCCATCTGGCCGATGAATTCATCCCGGCCGGGGCGGCAGGGATCCTGCACGATCAGGTCGAGGTGCTGATCAATGCCGGTCCCACCCAGCTTGGCTGGACCACGGCGATTTCCTTCGGCATCGCGACCATCGCCGCCCGCGCCGGGGTCGAGGCTTTGGTGCGCGGGTTGAACGCGGCCTACGGCGTGCGCTCGCATTCCACGATCTTCAGCTTCATCCTCGCCTATATCCTGACGCTGGCTCTGGTCGGCGTGGTGCTGCTGGGGCTGGCGACCATCGTTATCGGGCCGCTGGCGATCAACTTTCTGACGATCGGGCCGCTGCAAAGCTGGCTCAATTCGACCGTGCCCTTCGCGGCCATGTTCCTGATCGTCCTTTTCGCGATCGGCATCCTCTACCGCTACGGGCCGAACACGCGGCCGCGCACGCCGATCTTCACCTGGGGCGCGCTGATCGCCGCGCTGGTCTGGGCGGCAGCCTCCTATGGCTTTTCGGCCTATCTCGCGAGCTTCAACAGCTACAACCGCATCTATGGCTCGATCGGGGCGGTCGTGGCGCTTCTGATGTGGTTCTGGCTCGGCGGCTGGTCGGTGATGCTGGGCGCGATCATCAACGTCGAGATGGGACGGCGCCGCCGCGTCACCCGCATCAAGGGCGCGCGCAGCCAGCGCAAAGCCGAGGAGGGCTAGGCCCTCTCAGGCCGCCCGGTTGCGCTTGGCATAGATCTTTTGCCAGCCTGCGACGGTCGCCTCATCGAGAAAAAGCAGCCCCGCAACATCTTCCGCCGGCAGCCCGTCGGCGAGCAGCAAAAGCGCATTGGCCATCCGCGTCTGAAGCACCTCGGGGGACTTCACTTGCAGAGATTTCATCAGCATGTCGCGGTCTTTTTCGGAGAGTTCCATGTCAGTCTTGGGTCTTGCAGGTTGATCGGAGAGGCGCGTTTTTCACAGAAGACGCGGGGTTGCAATGGCCCTGAAACCCCGAGCGGTAAAATATAAATCTGCGGCCTGCCCCGAAGGCGAGACTTCGCCTTCGGTCCGATCCAATGCGACGGTCAGAGAATGAAATCGCTTGCCGTCAGGGATTTCACCCCGGTCAGCTCGATCGCGAAATCTGCCCTCCCGTCGCCGTTCACATCGCCATAGACAATCAGATTACGGCCAGAGGTTTCGGTGCGCAGCTCTCCGGCGCGGCCATGGAAACCGTCGCTGCCGATGAAGGAAAACGCCTGATCCCCCGCGCGCAAAAGGTTCGCGTCGATCTGCGAAAGGTCGATCTTGTCCTGACTCTGCACGAAATCCCCGCTCACATCGCGCCCGGCTTTCTGCACGGTCGAATCGGAAAGCGCAGTGAAGACGAAGTGATCAGCCCCCGCACCGCCGAAGAGCAGATCCTTTCCGCGCCCACCGATCAGCGTGTCCGCTCCCGCGTCGCCATAAAGCGTGTCATGGCCGGGCCCTCCCTTCAAAAGGTCGTTCCCCGCTCCGCCGCGCAGCAGATCGTTTCCGCTGCCGCCATCGAGCGAGTCATGTCCGAGCCCGCCCGAGAGCGTGTCATGCCCGAGATCTCCGAACAAAGCATCCGCGCCCGTGCCGCCGTTCAGCTTGTCGTTGCCCTCACCGCCACTCAGCGTGTCGCTGCCCGCGCCGCCGAAGAGAAAATCATTCCCGCGGCCCCCTTGGGCAGAATCATGGCCGCCCTCGCCGACAAGCGTGTCATTGCCGGCAGCTCCATCAAGCGTGTCCTGCCCTGCGCCGCCGTTGACGTAATCGTCTCCGCCATCTCCACGAAGCCAGTCGTTCCCGCCCTGACCATAAAGGCGGTCGTTGCCCTCACCGCCCGTTGCGTAGTCATCCAGATCCGGCTGCGCCGATGGCGCGCCAGAGCTGGGGCTGCCGCAATAGATCACATCATCTCCGGCTCCGCCGAACAGATTGTTTCCAATGCTGTTTCCATAGATGGTGTCGTTCCCGGCTCCGCCATCGATATGGTCGCCTTGCTGGTAGCGCGGCAGGGTTTGATAGCGTGGATCGTCGCGGGTCAGGTTCCAGGAATTGACGATGATCAGGTCATTGCCGTCGCGACCATAGATGAACCGATGGGGACGAAGGGGATCGTAGAGTGTCTCGATCCGATCATCATCGAGCGTGCCGTAAAGATAGTCGCCTTCGGGATAAACAGTCAGGTTGGCCATTTGACGCAATCACTCGCTGAATAGGACAATCTGAATGATCCTACCCGCGCCGCAAAATGCGGCAATTGCCAAATTCGCGTTTAACGCGAAACCACGCCCGAAGCTTCGACGATCGGGTTAATGCGTCGCGCCCGGACGCGCGGCCGAGGTCAGGACCACGGTCTGCTCGCGGCCCTCGACCGGACGCGAGGGCACGGCCTCGACCCGGAAGCGCAGCCGCAGCGAATAGGTGTCCGCGCTGTGCTCGATCTCGGCCTCGCCGTCGAGCTGCATGGCGAAGGCCTCGATCAGCTGGCTGCCGAGCCCAGTGCCCTCGATGCGGGTGTCCTTGACCGAGGGCACCGAATTCGCAACCTCGATCACAGCCCAATTCGGGCGGCTGTCCGGTCCCAGCGTGACCCGGACCCAGGGCTTTTCCCCGTTTTCAAACGTGCCCGCATATTTGATCGCATTGGTAAACGCCTCGGTAGCCAGAAGCGACAGGGGCACCGCCTGATCGGGCAGCAGCGTCAGCGGCTCGAGCCGGGTTTCGACCTGAAGCCCCTGACCCGGCTCGACCGAGGCATTCACCATCTGGTTGATAATGTCAGAGATCAGCCGATCCGCCTCGACCGCATCGAGATGCTCGGCCTGATAGAGATTGCGGTAAATCGTCGCCAGCGACGCCACCCGGTCCTGCACAGAGCGCAGCACGCGCCGCGCCTGATCGTGGTCAATCAACCGGCTTTGCATATTGATGATCGAGGCGATGAGCTGGAGGTTGTTCTTGACCCGGTGATGAACCTCTTTGAGCAGGACGGTCTTTTCCTGCACCGCCTCTTCCAGCGCCTCTTCGTCGCGCATGAGGATCCGGGCCATATTGTGGAACGTATGGCTGACATCGGCGATCTCGGCCGGGGCATTGACCAGAACCGGCGGCGCCACCGAGCGATCGCCGATCGCAAAGCGGCGCATCTGGCCGCGCAGCTCTCGGATATGGCGCAGAACCAGCCGGTAGACCGCGAAATAGGCAACGATCAGCGAAACCAGCCACAGCACGATCGGCAGGACCATCGCCGCCAGCCGCGACAGGTCGATCCCGGCGATCCCCGATTGCTCGCGGTTCCAGCTGCCAAGCGCATAGACCAGCCCCGGCACGACCGGGACCACGCTGAACACCCGGTTCTCGCCGCTGTTTGCTGTGTCGCGGAAGGTGGTTTCACTGCGCGACAGCAACGAGGTCAGGCTTTTCCCCGCGGGCAGGATCGAGTCGAAATCATCATCGCCGTCCTTATCGAAGGACAGCACCTGACCGAGATTGTTGAAGGTCAGGATGCGCGCGCCTTCGGTGCCATAGCTGCCGACATGGCTTGACCGCAGCAGATCGCGCGACATCGCCACCGCGATATAGCCGAGCAGCTCATCGCCGCGAAACAGCGGCTGCGAGACCGTGACAATCGAGCCCCCGGTGATCGGGTCGTTGTCCGCCGAGGACACCAGCGTGCCGGGATTGGCCGAAAAGGCCTGGAATTGCTGGGTGGCCGACAGGTCGTAAGAGCCGCCGATGGACGAACAGGCCGACTGGCCCTTCATCGTGGTAAAGCCAGCATAGGCGAAAATCGCGGTGCTTTCGATGAAACGCGCCATGATTTCCGAGCAGGCGGTGGGGTTGCTCAGGGTTTCGAGCACCGCCGGACCAAGCGCATCGGCGCTGCCAAGCGCCCCTTGCAAGAGCGCGCGCTCTCCGGCTGCGGCAGAGGCGGTCCGGCCCAGCAAGGCGATCTCGGCCGAGCGTTCATATTCGCGCGACAGATGCAGCGTTTGGATAACCGAGATCAGACCGATCGGCAGAATGGCCACGGACAGCAGGCTGCCCAGACGGAAGCCAAGCCCTTTGGTGAATTCAAGCCTTTCGTGAATCCGCGACAGCACGCACGGACCTTAGCGCAGGACGGGGTGGTTCTGGGTCATCACGGCGAGTGTCGTGCTATCGGTCATATCCAGCTCTTCCCCTTCTTCAAGATGCAGAAGCTCTGCAAGTCGGCGGCGGCCACGATTCGCGCGTGACTTGACTGTACCGACGGCGACTCCCGTCATACTTGCAGCTTCCTCATAGGAAAAGCCTGAAGCTCCGACCAGAATTAACGCCTCGCGCTGTTCATCGGGAAGTTGTTGGAAAGCGACGCGGAAATCGTTCAGCGCCAGACGGCCGTCATGGTCAGGACGTGAGGTTTGCTGTGCGGCATAGATCCCGTCGGTGTCATTGACCTCGCGCCGGGTCTTGCGGCGCGCCGAATAAAATGTGTTTCGCAAAATTGTGAACAGCCAGGCGCGCAGGTTGGTCCCGGCCTGAAACTTGTCGATATGCGTCCAAGCCTTGACGATCGTATCCTGAACAAGATCGTCGGCGGCAGACCCGTCTCGCGCCAGAGACAGGGCGAAGGCGCGCAGGGCGGGCAGATGCTGGACGAGCTCTTCCCGCGGATCGCCGTGATTAGCAGTCATTTCCCCTCCCGCGACAGAAACCAGAGCCGGTGCACGTCATTCCTGTGCACGCAATTTCTCTAGCAGGTCGAGAAAACGGTCGGGAATATCCTGGATCGTCGCCTCTTCGTAAACGCGCTTCAGATTCTCGTCGATTTGCTTTTCCAGCTCTGTTCGTTTGCGTTCTTCACGCTTGGTATTCATACTAATCGTCCTAGGAATCTTGTGCGCACTGGCTGTAACGAGTAACTATGTGAAATGGTTCCGCCTAAGGGACAAAAAATCTTGAGGACGACATGCCTGCTGCAGACCTTGCACAAGCTATCGGACGTGAGTTGCCCTACCTGCGTCGCTATGCGCGCGCACTGACGGGCAGCCAGACGGCCGGCGATAATTACGCGGCTGCGACGCTCGAGGCTATTCTCGCGGATCGCGAGCTGATGAATGATTCCGAAACCCGGGTTGGCCTGTTCCGGGCCTTCCACGCAATCTGGCAAAGCTCTGGCGAGCCGGTCGAGGTGCAGGACAACAGCGGGCGTGAAGCCAAGGTTCAGGATCGTCTCAAGACCCTGACCCCGAACTCCCGCGAAGCCCTGCTGCTGCGCACGATCGAGGGTCTGCGTTACGACCAGATCGCCCGCGTCATGCAGGTCGACCAGCCCGAGGTCGAAGAGCTGGTCCAGATCGCTCTGAGCGAAATGGGTCACTCGATCTCTGGCAAGGTCATGGTGATCGAGGATGAGACCATCATCGCCATGGATCTGCGCGGCATCGTCCAGACCATGGGCCATGAGGTCACCGGCATCGCGCGCACCCATACCGCCGCGATCGAGCTGGCGCAGAAGAAGCGCCCGGATCTGATCCTCGCCGATATCCAGCTGGCCGATGGCTCGTCGGGCATCGATGCGGTAAACGAGCTGCTGCAAAGCCTCGGCCATATCCCGGTGATTTTCATCACCGCCTTCCCCGAGCGGCTGCTGACCGGCGACCGTCCCGAGCCCGCCTTCCTGATCTCGAAGCCCTATTCCGAGGAGCAGGTGCGCTCGGCGGTCAGTCAGGCGATGTTCTTCGCCTCGACCGAAGGGTTGCAGGTCAACTGATCCCCGTTCCCTCGGGGCTTTCTCTGGGCGGCGGCGCTTCGGTGCCGTCGCTCTTTTATATCGTGCCGATGGACCGCCGACCTTCCGTTTGAACTCAAACAGTTGTGCCGTGCCGGAGCCGGGGCTAACCTGCGCCGACATCGGGAATGAGGGCTGATATGGACGCCAAGATCGCCGCGCTGGCCACAGAGCTTGCCGCCATCACCGGAGAGGCAAATTTGCGCCGGGATGACGCCGTGCGCCTGACCGATCCCGGCGAATATGCCGCCAATACCGGCGCCGATCTGATGGTCTCGCCCGGCTCGACCGCCGAGGTGGCCGCCGTGGTGCGGGCCTGCGGGGCGGCCGGGGTCTCGATCGTGCCGCAAGGCGGGCGCACCGGGCTGGTTGGCGGCGGGGCGGCGACGGCGGCGCAGGTGATCCTGTCGCTTGGCCGCATGAACCGGGTCGAGACGCTGGACGGGGTGGCGGGCACCGCAGTCGTCGGCGCGGGCGCGACCTTGGCCAGCCTGCAAGAGGCCGCGGGCGCGCAGGGCCTCGGGCCGGGGATCGACCTGCCGTCGCGCGGGACCGCGACAATCGGCGGCATGATCGCCACCAATGCCGGCGGGCTCGAAGCCCATCGCCACGGCGTCATGCGCCACCGCATTCTCGGGCTCGAGGTGGTGCTGGCCGATGGCCGCATTCTCAACGATCTGTCACAGGTGCTAAAGGTCTCGGCGGGCTATGATCTCAAGCATTTGTTTATCGGCGCCGAAGGGACACTAGGGGTTGTTACCCGCGCAGTCATCCGTCTTGTGCCGTTGCAGCCGCAGGGCCCGGTGATGATGCTGTCTTTGCCCGGCGGAGCCGCCATGCTGGAAACCATGCGGATTGCGCGCCAGACCGGACGGTTGCGCGCCTCCGAGGCGATGTGGAAGGGCTTCTTCGACTTCGGTATCGCCGACAAGGGTTGGAGCGCGCCGGATTACGACCTCGACGCGCCGCTGCATTTCATCCTCGAATTCGAAGGTGGCGAGGGGGCCGACGACGCGGCGGGCGAGGTCTTCGAGGCGGTGATCGACCAATTCCCCGACGCGACCGGCGTGCTTGCGCAAAGTCTGGCGCAAGCCGAGGCGATCTGGGCGCTTCGCGAAGACACGCAGGCAATCTTTCGCGCCTATCCCGCCGCGCCGAGCTTTGATGTCTCGATGCCGATCTCGGAACTGCCCGATTACGCCGCCCGCACCGAGGCCGCGCTGTCGGCGCTTGGCCTGACGCCGATGACCTTCGGCCATGTCGGCGACGGCAATCTGCATATCATCATCCGCGAAGCCGGTGCCACGCTCGACGCGTCCCGGATGCAAGAGATCGAGCGGATCGTCATGGCTGGTCTGGTGGCGCGGGGCGGGTCTTTCTCGGCCGAGCACGGGGTCGGAACCAAGCGCCGCCACCTGCTCGACGCCGAGGCCGATCCGGTCAAGCTGGCGCTGATGGCGCAGATCAAGACGCTTCTCGACCCGCAGAACCTGATGAATCCCGGAAAGGTCATTGACCCGACCTGACCCCCCGATACCGGCCCAAGGCCAAGAAAGGGCGCCCATGCTGATCTCTTCCGATCTCACCTATATCGAGGGCGCGCTTCTGCCCGGCTTTGCCCTTGAAACCGATGGCGAAACCGTCACCGCGCTGCGCCCGCTGCGGCCCGGTGAAACCGGAAACCGACATGTCCGGCTGCTCG
This window encodes:
- a CDS encoding NAD-dependent epimerase/dehydratase family protein, with protein sequence MKIVITGASGLVGRWIVKAAEAAGHQVTALARPDWHLGDRPDLRGHDALIHAAFQHEPGRYRGGEGDDPSAFLRANLDGSITLFEAAREAGLARVLFLSTRAVHDGHPEGSPLPDDLAPHPTSLYGEVKSRAEAALAAMARPDFRTASLRPTGVFGPGQPQKWAGLIGDFLNLRPTPSRVATEVHGADLAEAALLVLGDPAMGGSYNVSDLVLDHHDLLAGVAALTGSPARPPMRADPTPLRIAHCDRLHALGWEPQGLLRLHEDLPQIIAESRPA
- a CDS encoding glycosyltransferase, with product MSGLSFDGKARSDRAFVTLATNADYALGAMALLRSLKRSGTSADLVVMFTDLDAAAQSALAGLGARLVQVELLPTSDEFNESHAKRALHGAAPFTKGEKPPFHTPLDNFAKLRLWQLDYARVVFIDADALVLQNIDRLFDYPEFSAAPNVYESLADFHRLNSGVFTARPSDATFQAMLTRLDQPGQFWRRTDQSFLESYFPNWHGLPVFDNMLQYVWLNLPSLWKWTDIRVLHFQYEKPWQDHAKADQLRVLIDLWAAHASDGPVPDLADLPPPPGLA
- a CDS encoding NAD-dependent epimerase/dehydratase family protein — translated: MRIAILGGDGFVGWPTVLHLSDLGHEIHIVDNLSRRWIDTELGVQSLTPMDSIQERCRIWHQLTGKRIHFHLLNLATEYERLKSWLLETKPEAVVHFAEQRAAPYSMKTDRHKVYTVNNNVNATHNLLAALVETGIDAHLVHLGTMGVYGYSSVGAPIPEGYLDIEIDTPTGKKGQQVLYPTRPGSVYHMTKSLDQILFQFYAQNDGLRITDLHQGIVWGTHTDQTRRHEQLINRFDYDGDYGTVLNRFLIQAAIGYPLTVHGTGGQTRAFIHVQDSVRCIELALKDAPAAGERVKIFNQMTETHRIRDLAELVAKQTGAKVAYLPNPRKEADENELIVKNDQFLALGLKPITLAEGLLTEVVEVARKYAHRIDRSRVPAVSAWTKDLAQRVDHDPEGKRLRSVS
- a CDS encoding RrF2 family transcriptional regulator is translated as MISQKTKYAIKALTELADEAAAGGHALTIEEIAQRSGAPKRFLEHIMLELRNAGYVGSRRGRAGGYVLIKKPEDISIGELLRQVDGPIAPLPCLSRRSYQRCEDCTDEASCRLRKMFGQVFWSYLLLIESLTLADLVAEGGLPEVANG
- a CDS encoding shikimate dehydrogenase produces the protein MSENEHNEPTNVPLAGVIGWPIAHSRSPRLHGHWLQRYGLKGHYVPLPVRPEHLAEVLRTLPRAGFVGVNVTIPHKEAVLALADVVTDRAALIGAANTLIFRPDGKIHADNTDGYGFIANLRQSAPDWIPEFGPAAILGAGGAARAVVASLLDAGVPEVRLANRTRLRAEQIRSEFGARVVVYDWGQAGNMLEGVATAVNATSLGMEGAGSLRVPLDALPPEALATDLVYTPLDTPFLIDARARGCQTVDGLGMLLHQAAPGFERWFGRKPEVDDELRRAVLA
- the coaE gene encoding dephospho-CoA kinase (Dephospho-CoA kinase (CoaE) performs the final step in coenzyme A biosynthesis.), encoding MSFRLGLTGSIGMGKSTASGIFRELGHPVWDADAAVHQLYAPGGAAVDPVAKAFPTALDAAGGIDRAALKAELAKDANALQRLEAIVHPLVWADRAGFIAAHADAPLVVLDIPLLYEGGAEAQMDGVAVVSAPAEIQRARVLARPGMTEAQFDFILSRQMPDAEKRTRADWIIPSLSLETARTAIMDICAEIMAKRSHA
- the dnaQ gene encoding DNA polymerase III subunit epsilon translates to MREIVLDTETTGFDPDTGDRIVEIGALELMNLLPTGRTFHVYINPERSMPKEAFDVHGLGDDFLKDKPKFAEVAQGFVDFIGEDGQLVIHNASFDMKFLNWELKKAGYPGLPNSRATDSLAIARQKFPGAQCSLDALCRRYQIDNSNRTLHGALLDSELLAEVYLALKGGRQPGLVLEDTSLPLAARDALGQSATPRAPRPRALAPRLTSDEAEAHAAFVAKLGDKAVWLRYSASAETKG
- a CDS encoding YihY/virulence factor BrkB family protein, translating into MLGLRDLWSFINAIFERMDKIHMGLIAAGVAFYAMFAVFPGLTAIFSLWGLWYDPQMIEQYTHLADEFIPAGAAGILHDQVEVLINAGPTQLGWTTAISFGIATIAARAGVEALVRGLNAAYGVRSHSTIFSFILAYILTLALVGVVLLGLATIVIGPLAINFLTIGPLQSWLNSTVPFAAMFLIVLFAIGILYRYGPNTRPRTPIFTWGALIAALVWAAASYGFSAYLASFNSYNRIYGSIGAVVALLMWFWLGGWSVMLGAIINVEMGRRRRVTRIKGARSQRKAEEG